In a genomic window of Cardiocondyla obscurior isolate alpha-2009 linkage group LG08, Cobs3.1, whole genome shotgun sequence:
- the LOC139104675 gene encoding translation initiation factor IF-3 produces MQGMFVPGLPSALWRAVHLTQGFTRCCVTRNVWKSGRCRTFSRSPDESDSDGVKKPRPKTVSVPKITLVSPDNSVTVIVLEEAQRLAKRRNLNLIKISDLDSKTHRPTYKLVSGTGVLENTEDDDEIVTNVERIGQKLTKAPKLFYIAAKITEHDLQTKTKNITRLLNKGHKIKIVITLDGMNGDEVQKCIEDAVRNIGSIQKMPSKKNTILFLINPILKNEDTSAENKSKTGS; encoded by the exons ATGCAAGGTATGTTTGTTCCTGGGTTACCGTCGGCTTTATGGAGGGCCGTGCATCTCACTCAGGGTTTCACTCGGTGTTGCGTGACACGTAACGTTTGGAAGTCCGGCCGATGTCGAACATTCAGCAGGAGTCCGGACGAGTCCGACAGCGATGGAGTCAAGAAGCCGCGGCCGAAGACAGTGTCAGTACCGAAAATCACGCTCGTCTCTCCGGACAACTCAGTCACCGTAATCGTGCTTGAAGAGGCCCAACGTCTGGCAAAACGACGTAATCTCAACCTAATTAAAATCAGCGATCTTGACAGTAAGACACACCGGCCGACCTACAAGCTCGTGAGCGGTACTGGCGTCTTGGAGAATACCGAAGACGATGACGAGATTGTCACGAACGTTGAAAGAATCGGACAGAAGCTGACCAAAGCCCCGAAATTGTTCTACATAGCTGCAAAGATCACTGAGCATGATTTAcagacaaaaacgaaaaatattacgcgtcTGCTGAATAAAGGACACAAAATCAAGATTGTTATCACTCTGGATGGCATGAATGGG GATGAGgtacaaaaatgtatagaaGATGCTGTAAGAAACATTGGTAGCATTCAAAAAATGCCATCAAAGAAGAATACTATCTTATTCTTAATAAATCCTATACTCAAGAATGAAGACACATctgcagaaaataaaagtaaaactgGCAGTTAA
- the LOC139104678 gene encoding LOW QUALITY PROTEIN: sphingomyelin phosphodiesterase 4 (The sequence of the model RefSeq protein was modified relative to this genomic sequence to represent the inferred CDS: substituted 1 base at 1 genomic stop codon), whose product MASSTDVATIRAQRYLTEPIVERCRDLSVLIDESSTTELQLVFPLLIDSLFGIVDNFGWGLHNITLKKNPVEYETLCHFLSPQGPMFSLCYKLLPDCYLKYNFPVSYLPSKIRSMLEEAMISPFYLDKIRDDQGTRVPSALSMNXIFLDTSTYPFEYYIFHFAYHLTNPWLQLQQQENVWMNWETVYVQLAHCYLYHFLPRDNSAVLPVIGPYVKKTPPRKLTQSPEFRRDCQKLQTLRLLRASILSSGPMSPGSGVPQQQCLPQVWRSETVVQVFLDFWLEYTEDTQLTSQLNTSYLSSIPRRHSIHSGEHIRLVRAFIKTLHEFTNSATGDKSAMDELKRIILPSVQGKIYTFLRKAIYHWPLDSSFRLILEAWLSFIQPWRYVPGVTYTKEGKAEEEERGKIHDPGRWISFVANNLLAYTAVFQQLLPRFMRTDLVAPKNALMLFRVTKVFSQPYLAKMICEVENCIDDIGLSKGRITANQWTSIVRQQILELEGPTYQYVPMFSTAINLQIIWFLSNIKQAHLTATSLVEALENRRRGKRFLLSLWEFFSCEEYSSDDISIEERRRVPVLLATAQQQLIDIFQIQLEDIPQVAIVADQEYHDSILSTSFCHQSQMESSFDSSRPGTFVPLQEGRQTCRYIEYMGDPELQPVRTNECAFLVRNFYKLCCYINLKYRYEIIALYNRRNFLGSIFRQLITPPTTIVKLPKRTSNGFTSGFEERMPPRLSLRPLANYTFLMTISFGILIAWFTNYGPFTFLGFILFMWTLYIIIRATLQHYFPSSASTFRSNTNVSSIGQ is encoded by the exons ATGGCTTCTTCCACTGACGTTGCTACA ATCAGAGCTCAAAGATATTTGACTGAGCCAATAGTGGAAAGATGCAGAGATTTATCTGTGCTGATAGATGAGTCAAGCACTACAGAGCTGCAGCTTGTCTTTCCCTTACTAATAGATTCCCTATTTGGAATAGTGGATAATTTTGGATGGGGCCTGCACAACATTACTCTCAAGAAAAATCCAGTTGAATATGAGACACTGTGTCATTTTCTCAGTCCACAAGGACCAATGTTTTCTCTATGTTATAAATTACTTCCAGATTGCTATCTGAAATATAACTTTCCAGTATCATACCTTCCG TCCAAGATACGTTCCATGTTGGAGGAGGCAATGATATCACCATTTTATCTGGATAAAATTAGAGATGATCAAGGAACACGCGTTCCCTCGGCTCTATCAATGA ACTGAATATTTCTTGACACAAGCACATATCCCTttgaatattacatatttcacTTTGCCTACCATTTGACCAATCCTTGGCTGCAACTCCAGCAGCAGGAAAATGTGTGGATGAATTGGGAAACGGTTTATGTTCAATTAGCACAttgttatttatatcattttctACCAAGAGATAATTCTGCAGTTCTACCAGTGATTGGACCATACGTGAAAAAAACACCTCCTAGAAAATTAACACAGTCACCAGAATTTCGAAG agatTGTCAAAAACTACAAACCCTGAGACTTTTGCGAGCATCTATATTATCATCAGGACCGATGAGTCCTGGATCAGGTGTGCCACAGCAGCAATGTTTACCACAAGTCTGGCGAAGCGAGACTGTAGTGCAAGTTTTTCTCGATTTTTGGCTGGAATATACAGAAGACACGCAATTAACTTCCCAATTAAATACGTCTTATCTGTCTTCGATACCGCGACGA CACAGTATACATTCTGGAGAACACATACGTCTTGTGAGAGCATTTATAAAGACGCTGCACGAGTTTACAAATAGCGCTACGGGTGATAAGAGCGCAATGGATGAACTAAAAag aATAATTCTTCCTTCGgttcagggaaaaatatatacatttttgagGAAAGCAATATATCATTGGCCTCTAGACAGCTCCTTTAGATTGATATTAGAAGCTTGGCTAAGTTTTATTCAACCATGGAGATACGTTCCGGGAGTAACATATACTAAAGAAGG caaagcagaagaagaagaaagaggcAAAATTCATGATCCTGGCAGATGGATTTCTTTTGTTGCTAATAATCTGCTAGCGTATACAGCTGTATTTCAGCAGTTGCTTCCGCGATTTATGAGGACTGATCTAGTGGCACCCAAGAACGCGTTAATGTTATTTAGAGTTACAAAA GTATTTTCACAACCGTACTTAGCAAAAATGATATGCGAAGTAGAAAATTGTATTGATGACATAGGCTTAAGTAAAGGTCGAATAACTGCGAATCAGTGGACATCAATCGTTAGACAGCAGATTCTTGAATTGGAAGGCCCGACGTATCAATACGTTCCTATGTTTTCGACGGCCATTAACCTGCAg ATTATATGGTTTCtaagtaatattaaacaaGCGCATTTAACAGCGACTAGCCTGGTTGAGGCTCTGGAAAATAGAAGAAGAGGGAAGCGATTTTTGCTTTCTTTATGGGAATTTTTTAGCTGTGAAGAGTATTCTTCAGATGACATCAGCATAGAGGAACGACGACGAGTTCCAGTACTCTTAGCCACCGCTCAACAACAGTTAATAGATATATTTCaa ATACAGCTCGAGGATATTCCGCAAGTCGCTATAGTAGCAGATCAGGAATATCATGATAGCATTCTATCAACTTCTTTCTGTCATCAATCGCAG ATGGAATCCAGCTTCGATTCGAGTAGACCAGGCACTTTCGTACCATTGCAAGAAGGTAGACAAACCTGTCGATATATTGAATACATGGGCGATCCAGAACTGCAGCCAGTGCGAACCAACGAATGCGCTTTTCTCGTACGAAATTTTTACAAGCTGTGCTGTTACATCAATCTCAAG TATCGGTACGAGATAATCGCACTGTATAACAGGCGGAACTTCCTTGGCAGCATTTTTCGGCAGTTAATTACTCCACCTACTACAATTGTAAAGTTACCCAAACGAACGTCAAATGGATTTACCAGTGGTTTTGAAGAACGAATGCCACCTCGACTAAGTCTGCGACCTTTAGCTAATTACACCTTCCTCATGACCATATCGTTTGGTATATTGATCGCGTGGTTCACTAA ttaCGGTCCCTTTACGTTCCTGGGATTTATACTTTTCATGTGGACTTTGTACATAATTATACGTGCGACGTTGCAGCACTATTTCCCGTCTAGTGCAAGTACTTTCAGATCTAATACGAACGTATCTTCTATCGGCCAATGA